The Nitrospirota bacterium nucleotide sequence CGGGATGGGTCTCCTGACTTGCGGATCGTTGTTCCCCTGCGCCTTCCCATGTGCTGATGCACACAGTGGCACGATGCAGAGTTACTCCCCGCTTACAGTGGCGGCACCGTGATGGACTTGCACCATCTTCCCCGTCACCCGCGTTGCTTCTTCAAAACGCCCTTTCTGAAAAGTTGACCGCCCCCTTAACGCAGCACAGCCGGACCGGGGACATGACCCTGGCTGCCAATTTTCTTCACGCCTCTTGACCGATACCAATGAGAAGGGCTGTCTCTTGCGCCTGTTGCAGACAGCTCGCTGCATTATCTTGCTTTCACGTACTCTGCCTGAAAGCCGGCGGATCGCGGCTTCATGCTGCTGAAATCCCAGTCAACCGTCAGAATGACCGACTGGTCCGAGGTATGAGACAAGACTCGCTCCCCATTTGCAACTACGAGGCTTGGAGCCTTCCAAAACTCGAGTGTGCGCTCGGCCCCAGTTCGATTGCAGACGATCAGAGGAAGGCCGGTTTCGTGCGTGCGAGCCTCCCACTCCCCGTTCGGACCGTGGATGCCCGGCCCCCATGAGGCTGGCGATACATAGATCTGTGCCCCGCCAAATCTCAACGCCCTGGCGATGTTTTGCGTATAAGCATCGCTACACACGAGAATCCCGACTTTGATGCCATCGCACTCAATTGGGACGGCGTCGTCCCCTGGACTGGACCACGACAAGGAGTCGCTCGCGACATTGAGCTTGCGATGGCGGCCGATGATTTCCCCATGAGTGTTGATCACGAATACCGAATTGTAGAGTCGACTCCCATCGCGCTCAGGACATCCGATGAACAATGTGCATTGCAGCTCTTTCACTAACCGGCACATGCGTTGCATCCATGGATCCGGCTGGGGCTTGATCCAGTCGACCCCAATCAATCGAGGGAACTGGAGGCCGCATACGGCCAGTTCCGGTGTGACGATCCACCTCGCCCTGACGGCGGCGGCTCGCTTGATCGCTTCGACAATCACGTATTGATTGTGCTCGACGGCTCCAGGAATCGTCTCAAGATGCAAGAGCGCAATTCTGCCAGTCCTCATATCACACCATGTTCATCGGCATTGTCACACGCGGCCGGCCTGTCTGGGGATGGGCATCTACAACCACGTCGCACCCGTACACTATCCGAAGCACCTCCGGGCGAATGGTCTCTTCAGGCGAACCAATACGGCAGAGCTGGCCTTCCTTGAGCATCAGCACACGATCACAATACTGGCTTGCGACATTCAGATCGTGCGACACCAAGACGACTGTCAATTGCCGTTCAGCCCTTAGTCTTGCGACGAGCGAACAAATCTCAATCTGGTGGTTGATGTCGAGAAAGGCCGTCGGTTCATCGAGCAACAGAATTTTCGGCTCCTGAGCCAGCGCTCTGGCAATCACGACTCGCTGCCGTTCGCCCCCGGATAAGTCGGACACCAACCGATCGGCCAGCGACACAACATCGGTATCGACCATGGCTTGGTGTGCAGAAGCAAGATCGCTCGCAGTCTCAACTCCGATTCCCATGCTCCACCAACGGACCGTCCGATGCGGAAACCGTCCCATTAACACAGTCTCAGCCACGGTAAACGGAAAGACTTGCGCATATTCTTGCGGTACCACCGCAACCAACCGGGCAATGTCGGCCTGGCTCCGTTTCTGAAGCGAAGTCCCACCCAGCAGGACATCCCCTTCCCCGACCGGCAGGAGTCCGGACAGAATTTTCAACAACGACGACTTCCCTGACCCGTTCGGCCCCACGATACCGAGGATTTCTCCGGCATCGACATGGAAGGAGAGATGGTCCAGCGTCCACATTCTCCCTCGACCTTCCATAGTGGAATAGCGGAACGACAGACCTTCAACTTCGATGGCAGGGCCGTCTACTGGCAACAAGGGACTTGTTCTTCCCATCGTATGGGTCGTCACTTCACAGCATCCGATCTTTTCGCCACAGGAGGAGATAGAGGAAGAACGGACCACCAACGAGCGCCGTCACAATCCCCACAGGGATTTCAGCCGGCGCCATGATCGTTCGGGCTATCGTGTCGGCCAAAGCGAGAAACATGCCCCCGACGAGCGCCGAAGCGGGAAGCAGCAACCGGTGGTCCGATCCGATGAGCAGGCGCACCGCATGAGGAACGACCATGCCGACGAATCCGATCATGCCGCTCACCGACACAATCGCGCCGGTCAGAAGCGCCGTCAGAGCGAAGAGATGTTTCTTGACCCCCTCAGTCTCCACACCGAGAGAACGGGCAGTTTCCTCTCCCAGGGTCAACACATTTAAGAGCTGCGCTTTATGCATCAGGACCGCGAGCACGAACAGGACGTACAGGAGAAATATGCCCAGCGCCGGATAGCCAGGTGCGGTCAGCGACCCCATTAACCATGCCATCAATCCCGCCGATCGATTCGGTTCCATGATCGAGGTGATGAACATGATGAACGCCGTCAAAATGGCATTCAGAATGACACCAGCCAGCAATAAGCTATGAATCGGCAGGCGGCTTTTCGACTGCGCCAAGCGATAGATCAGGATAAGCGCCAGGAGGCCCCCGGCAAACCCGAACAGCGGCAGCAGAGGGAAGAGCAGGAAGGTGGAGCCGATCCCGAACAGCATGGCCATTGAGACACCGAGCGCAGAGCCGCTCGATACGCCCAGCACATAGGGATCGGCGAGAGGATTTCTTAGCAACGCTTGAAGCGTCACACCAACCGCCGCCAAACTCCCTCCCACGAGAAAACCCATGAGCACTCGGGGAAACCGAATTTGTACCAGAATGATCTCGGATGTCTCTGAGCCCGGTGAACCGGCCAGATCTCCACGAAACAGATGCATGATTGCCGGCACAACGTTGCCGATATTCACTGACGTCGCACCAAACTGCAGACAGAGCACCAGGACAGCCATACAGGCCAGCAGCAGCCCGCCGACCACCGTGATCCATCGATGGAGGGTCAGCACCGAACCGGCATGGGTCCATGATGAAACGATATGTGCCATAGGCTGATCGGGTTATCGTTCGGATCGGCTATCGGGCGAACTGTCGGAGTGTAAAATATTTGCGAGCGATTCAAGTCCCTTGGCGATGCGCGGACCAGGCCGGTTGAGCCAATCGGCAGAGATCTGATGAAGCCTGCCACGCTTGACCGCCGTCATCGTTGACCACTGACGCCAGGTCTGTTGCTCACTTTCTGAGATGCCTTCCGCCTTGCCGACAGGAAACACCAGTACTTCCGGATCCTCCCGGAGCACAGCCTCCAGGCTGAGTCGTGGATAGGGGGTTGTGCTCTTTGCGGCAATATTAATTCCTCCAGCCATCCCAATCAGCTGATCGATAAAGCTTCCTGGCCCGACAGTGATCAAGGGCTGGCTATTCAACACATAGAGCACCCGCACCCGGGGCATTCCTTGAATGCGCTGTTGGATCGCCGCTACCTGCTGCCTGAGCTGCATGGCCACTGCATCGGCTTTTGACGATCGCCCGACGATACGTCCTAGTGTCTGGATGTGGACAAAGATCCCCTCGACATTCTTATCCCCCAAAATAAACACCGGTATGTTCAGCTGTTCGAGTTTGGCAATGATATCAGGCTTAAGGAAATCGTTAGGCGCCACCACCAGATCCGGTTGGAGTGCCACCAACATTTCCATATTTGGATTGGAGTAACCCAGCTTCGGCTTCTCACCGGCCTCCGGCGGATAGTCGCAAAAGTCTGTGACTCCGACAAGCTGATCTCCAGCTTCCATCGCAAACAACATCTCGGTAATGCTGGGCGCCAGTGAGACGATCCTGGCGGGAGGCCTGGCAAAATACATGCGTCGACCGGCATCATCGACATAGGCCTGCGCCGATACGTGCGCCATGAAGGGCATGCCGGTCAAAATTCCCTGTTGCCGTCGTTTCATGTTCGACATCTCATCATCATGGGCAGCCGGCGCAGGCTGTATTGGAAGCAGCACGATGGCTCCGAGCAGGAACCCCATCCATCGGCTCGTGAGGAAGATGCCGGAGGCCATAAAAAAATCCTCAAGGCCTGGGAAGACCCTGAGGATTGCTCCCGCAATTCATCCTCGCCAATTCCCCAGCCCACGAGGGAATATCGTTCAATTCTCCGGGGAGGTGTTCTGGCTCATGGCTCGTCCTACTCCCCGCGCCTTCCCATCCGAAGCGTGAAGCGTCGCTCGTCGTTCGTGAAGCGTCGCCGGAAACAGAGACCTTACGATATACGCTTCACGAGATACGTTTCACGCCCACTGGACAGTGGCATTCGCGGGTTTCGTCCCCATTTACAGCGGCGGGACCGCGAGGGACTTGCACCCTCTTCCCACACCCAGGAGTCACAATGTTGGGAGCACTCTAGGAGACCGCGAAGAAGCTTGTCAAGTTCATTAATGTCCGTCTCCTTCACAGCCTGCACAGGTTCTGCCAGGCCACGTCCGTATCCATCGGGAAAGGAGCGAAAGACAGAGGTTTTTCAGGCGACCTCACGGCATAGGCTTTGCTCAAACACAGCCGAATGCCGCAACGTCTCTTTACCGATCTATGAAACATCTGGTCATCGGCATCGTCCTCATCTGGGCCATTTTTCAGCTTTCGAGCTTCATCTGGTCCTCTAAGGGGCAATCCCCCAGTCCTCTCTTTACCAGCCTGCTGGAACCTCCTCAGTATCGTCTTACCAACCCCTATGAAAACGGCTATTTCTACCTGCTTGGCTTTGCTGCGGAGGTTACGCTGGATCCAGCCAAGGTGGGTCATGAAATGTGGCTGGAAATCAACTCGGCTCACGGCTCAATCGATTTCGATTATGACAAGCCAGGTCGTTCGAGTTTACAGATTGAGGTTCCGACAGAGCAGATTCTTCCTTCCTGGAATTCCGAAAATCCGGTAGGCGGGTTCCACAATATGCACGCGCTCCAGACGCTGGGCAGTTACGATCATGTCCTATTAACGCGATATGAACGTTGGCTCGCCATGCCTTTCGAGGATATGGGGTTCGGACACCGGGGTACACCCCGTTTTGTGGAGGTGTTCGTTGCGCACCGGCTCTACATCGCCGACGGGTTTTCTCGCCAGACAACTCTGGGCATGCAGCGGCTCAAGCAGGATATGCAGGTGTGGCGGAACATCCTTCGCGATGCGACAACCGTCAGCACAAAAGTCATGGCGCAAATCGTGATCACCGACAATCTCCATTTTCTTTCAAATCTGCTATCACAGCGTACTGTTAACCAAGCTGTCTTGGCGATGGCCCCCAACATTGCCCCTCCCCTCACGACAGCAGAGGCATCACTCCAATGGCCGCTTCGGCATCAATTCTCACTCGGCGTCCATGACAATGAGTCCCGTACATTCGCCACGGAGAAGCAGACTCACTCCCTCAGTCCACAAGAACAGTGGCTGGCGCATACGGCTCGTCTACCAGAACAGGCCTTTCGCTTGATCTCGCATCCGCACAGACGCTCATTCCTTGGAATCCCGCTACAGACGCGGGAAACCTGGGAAATGTATGCCACCTACTATGATGCGATGATCCATGCCACGGAAGCAGGCCAGAGCACCCTGCCAACGATTCACGAACTTGCGGGGACCTCACGCAATGGAATCCTGGAAAACTTCGTCAGCCCAAACTCCTTCGAACCGGACTGGGATCCCTTCCAATATCAGTTGAGAGAAACCGATGCCAGGCTGCGACTCGCTTCGCTGCAGGCTGTCCTGCAACGCCCAAGCCCGCAGTCCACGGTACCGAATCGACTCGCTCAAGTTGGTTCGGGCTACTACGATCCCTTTAGTGGATTACCGATGTTGTGGAGCCAGACGCAACAAAAGATCTATAGCGTGGGAAAAGATCGATACGACGATGGGGGCGATCCGACTTTCGATATCAGCGTACCAGCGATTGTCTCTCACAAGCCCGCGCCGAAAGAATCGCCAGCATCTGCCGCAACCCGCAGAACAACCCTCCGCTAGCCCGGCCCCGTTGTTCGTGAAACGTGAAGCGTGAAACGTCCTAGTCCAAAAACGAACGACGCTTCACGAAATACGCTTCACGGATTTCGAGCACGCTGGCGGACTTTTTTAGCATCCTGTTAGGACCTCCGCTCCTATGCCGAGCCCCAATCCTGCTTGTGTGGGCCAATGTCCTTATGCTACAGTTCGAAGTTGAAAAAGCGTACACCACGCAGGATGCTCAAAAAGGCCGTCCAGCAAGGCCGCAGCGAGCATCTATTCACCAGGGGAGGCTGGGGTGATCCCAACTGCGCGCGTCCAACGAGGGGAGTCTGCGACCGCGCGTTGTGCGAGCAAAGGGATTACCCCAGCCTCCCCGCCCAATTTTTCAGCATCCTGCTAGATGAAGGAGTATCCCCGTGGCATATACATGCGATCTCTGCAGCAAGCGTCGCCAGTCCGGCCATAACGTCAGTCACGCCAATAACAAGACCAAACGAATCTTCAAACCCAACCTCCAACCAGTCCGGGCACTAGTCGACGGTCAGACCAAGCGCATCAGGGTCTGTACTCGCTGTCTCCGTAGCGGCAAAGTCCAAAAATCCGTATAGCAGGCTGCTGAACCGTTATTTGGTTTTTTGGTCTGTTTCGTTTGTTTGGTTTACCAGATGAACCAAATCAACCAAATACACCAAACAAACCAGTTTGAGCCTCCCGCTAAAACTCGCCTGCTCCTTTACGGGGCTGACCAGAGAACGCGGCCACTTTCATCGGACAACTTAACGGCCAATCGGTCATCAGGAGAGAGGGAGAGTTTTCGGTTTCCATCGCGGCTCACCATCACGAGCCCCACCTCGCTGTTCTTGTCCAGTCCCAATCCAGCCCGCGCTTTGCCGGTCGTATCCAATAGGAGAAACTCCTCCGCATTCATCCCGTTGGCCTTCTGCGCTATAACGAGTGAGGGAGCCAACCACCATCCACTTAACGCCCCTCCTACAATGCTTCCAATCAAAGTCACCATGACTAAGAACCCATAATGCCATCGGCTCACAACTCCTCCTTCCTGTACCAGGCCGCCTATCCCTGTGCTGACGAACGAGCCACAAAAAATAAAAGGACTTGGAAGCGCATGCCTCTCAAGTCCTCCACCTCGCACATGTACCACTTCACGCCTAACGTTTCACGCTTCACGTCTTCTTTGGAGCGGGCGAGGGGATTTGAACCCCTGACAACTAGCTTGGGAAGCTAGGACTCTACCACTGAGCTACGCCCGCTCGCTGCCTGGCATCCTACGTGGGACATCTGCTTCAAGTCAAGAAATCCAGCATCTAGCCACAGCCTCAGCCACAACCTGACGTTGGATAAAGGGGATCGGGGAGTCTTTGTTGAGGCCCCACGGCATACGAGGAGAGCGCTACGGGCGGAATTCGACCAGCGCGAACTTTCGGCGGCCGACCTTCAGACGATAAGCTCTTCCTGGCACAATCGATAACAGGGCATTTGCGTCGCTCTGCTTCTGTTCATCGACCTCCAGGCCCCCCTGAATAATCAACCGCCGAGCCTCGCTCTTACTCGGCACAAGCTTCGTCTTCGCCACCAGATCGACAAGGCTGATCGTTCGCCCCTCGCGTAGATCGGTCTGGGTCAAGATCACGCGCGCATCCGGCTCGCTTGGAAATTCCCGCTCCTGAAATTTCTGTTGAAAAGCCGCCCTGGCCTGCCGGCCCGCTTCAGCCCCATGGTATTGCGCGACAATCAGCGCTGCGAGCGTCTGCTTCGCGTCCATGGGATGAGCAGCCTTGACGCCTACCATATCCTCCGTCGTCAGCAGCTCATAGTACCGGATCATCAATGTGTCGCTGATCGACATCAGCTTACCGAACATCTCGTTAGGTGTGTCTTCCAGTGCGATATAGTTCCCGACACTCTTGCTCATCTTCCTCACACCATCCGTGCCTTCGAGCAATGGCATCGTGATCACCACTTGAGGCTCCTGGCCATACACCCGCTGCAGATCTCGACCCACCAGCAGATTGAACTTCTGATCCGTGCCGCCCAATTCGATATCGGACGTGAGTGCGACGGAATCGTAGCCCTGAACGAGAGGATACATGAACTCATGGATACTGATCGGTTTCTGTTCCGCGTAACGCTTACGAAAATCGTCCCGCTCGAGCATCCGCGCGACATTGTAATGGGCGCTCAAATGGATCAAGCCTTCTGCGGTCATCGTACCCATCCAGCGACTGTTGAATTCCACAAGGGTCTTCGCAGGATCGAGAATTTTGAAGATCTGCCCCTCATAGGTCTTGGCATTTTCCAACACCTTCTCTTTCGACAGAGCCACACGCGTCTCCGATTGACCGGTCGGGTCGCCGATCATCCCGGTAAAATCGCCGATCAAGAAAATGACTTGATGGCCGAGTTCCTGGAAATGCTTCAGCTTGTGGATTAAGACTGTATGGCCCAGATGGAGATCCGGCGCCGTCGGATCGAAGCCTGCTTTCACGCGCAACGGCCTGTTCTCCTTCAAAGACCGAGTCAGTTTCGATTCCAGCTCAGCCTGCTGAATCACCTCCACGACTCCGCGCAGAATCAAATCCAATTGTCTGGAAAGTTCGCTCATGTCCTCTTCTTCCCTCTACTGGCTGATTCGCTATCCGGCATGACCGTAATCAATGGACGGATCCGTTCAAACTTCTTGCCTCCAATCCCCTTCACCTGCCGCAATTCATCAGGCGAGTGAAAGGCGCCAACTGATTGCCGATACGCGATAATCCGCTCCGCTAACCGGGCACCGATTCCTGGCAGCGCATCAAAGTCCTGTTCCGTCGCCCGGTTCAGATCGAGAAGATGCTTGTGAGATTGTGTTGGAGTAGCGGCAGTAGAAGGCTGCGGTACGAAAGCGACAGGGGCTGGACTCACCTCCGCTGCGGGTTCTCCGCTTGAAACATCGTCAAATTGCCCACCCTCAAGCGGTTGGGCTGTCAGGTCCTGGGCACGGTCGAACGAACCCGGTAAGGTCCACCCGATCCAGAAAACCACACTCAAGGTCGCGGCGAACATCCCGAGTTTAAGCAGGAGTGACTGCCACATTATTGCGTCCTCTTTCGCGCTTGGTGAATCGCCTTCCCTTCAACATCTTCAGCCGCTTCCATCAGGCCTTCGGCCAACGTCGGATGGGCATGGATCATCTCCGCCATCTCGGTCACCGTTGCGCCGACTTGCATCGCCATTGCCGCTTCATGCACGAGATCTGCTGCGTGGGCCCCGACGATATGCACCCCCAGAATCTTACCGCTCGGTGACTCGGCAATGACCTTGAAAAACCCCGTCGTATCCCCTGTTGCTTGTGCCTTCCCTACCCCGGCATAGCGAAAACGTCCGACTTTCACCGCCACGTCGGGATTCTGTCCGACAGCCTGCATTCGTTCGCGCGCTTGCTGTTCTGTCATGCCGACGCGACCGATTTCCGGCAGGGTAAAAATTCCGGCAGGGATGACATCGTAGCGGATCGACGTTTCATGCCCCATAATATTCTCGACCGCAACCTTGCCCTGAGCCGAGGCCACATGGGCCAACATCATCTTGCCGACGACATCCCCAATCGCATAGACCCCCGGCACGGTGGTTTCCATCCGTTCGTTGACGAGAATTTCTCCTCGCCGTCCCACTTGCACACCAACCCTCTCCAAACCAATGCCGCTGCTGTTCAATCCTCGCCCGACAGACACCAGGAGTTTTTCAGCTGCGATTTCTCCGCCTTCCTTAAGATGCGCCGTGATGGTCGCCGCCGACCGCTCCAATCTCTCGACGGTGGTCCCAGTCAGGACCGTCACGCCTCGTTTTTTCAGTTCCCGTCCCATCGTCGAAGAAATCTCTTCATCCTCCAGAGGAAGAACTCGCGGCATCAATTCAATAATTGTAACTGCTGTCCCGAGCCCATTATAGAGCGCCGCAAACTCGCAGCCTTCGACACCTCCCCCAACGATCAGGAGACTGGCAGGAATGATGTCGAGGTCCAGGAGGTGCTGGCTGGTCAGAATCTGCGCGCCATCAATCGGAAACTGTGGCAGATTCGGCCAGGATGACCCGGTAGCAATCACGATCGCGTCGGCCTGAATATCCCGCACCGTGCCGTCCTCCGCGGTCACCGTGACTGTCTGCCGATCCCGCAGCGATCCGGTCCCCTGCACATGTTCAATATTCCAGGCCTTAAATAGCGTTGCAATCCCCTTCACGAGCGTTGCCACCACCTTGTTTTTCCGCGCAACCATCCGAGCGAGATCGTAGGTCACGGGCCCTTGGACGAGTAGCCCCATGTCTTCTGATTTCTTCACCTTGTCGCCGAGCTCGACGACCGAGAGAAGGGCCTTACTCGGAATGCAACCCCAATTCAAGCAGACACCGCCGAGGGCATGAGATTCGATGACGGTCACGCTGGCGCCAAGCTGGGCAGCCCGGATCGCCGCGACATAACCGCCAGGTCCCGCGCCGAGGATGGCGATGTGCTTTTGAGCTGGCATAGGAAGGTAGGGATTCAGGCTGATGTCGAGCGTAGAAAGTGGCCTATGCCTTGGCTTCAGCCTTTCTTCTGGCTGGCAAGGAAGGCCTCATACTCCGCTGCAGCCATCAGCTTGTCCACTTCGTTCGTACTCGACAGATCAATCACCACCATCCAACCCTTGCCATAGGGATCCGAGTTCACGACTTCGGGATGATCTTTCAAGTCGCTATTGATCTTGCTAATAGTCCCACTCACAGGCGTGTAGATCGTGGACGTGGTCTTGGTCGATTCGACCTCACCGATCTGCTGCCCAGCCTTCACGACAGCGCCGGGCTTCGGCATGTCGATGAACACGATGTCGCCCAACGCATCCTGGGCAAAGTGACTGATGCCGACTGTGGCCTGCGTGCCGCTCACACGCACCCATTCATGCTCTTGGTGGTACCGGAGGTCCTTTGGAATCATATGTGCTCCTGCCCCTATCCGACCAGATCCATCTCAGCGAAAAAATATCCAATCTCAAACTTGGCGGTCTCAGGAGAATCGGAGCCGTGCACTGCGTTAAACTCGATATTGGTCCCATGGGCTTTACGAATCGTCCCAGGCTCTGCCTTGGCCGGATCGGTCGCACCCATCAGTTCCCGATTCTTCTTGATCGCATTGTCTCCTTGCAGCACCAGCACCACGGCAGGACCGGACGACATAAAGCTGCAGAGGCTCTGAAAAAACGGACGGGCCTTATGCACGGCATAAAATCCCTCCGCTGTCGATGTTGAGAACTGCATCATACGGATGGCCACCGGCTTCAGGCCGGCCTTTTCATAACGCGCAATAATATCGCCGATCGCCTGCTTCTTCACGGCATCCGGCTTGATAATGGCTAATGTTCGTTCACTCATTGCTTGATATCTTCCTCCGTCTAATTGGAAAATCTGGCAAAATGACCAGAGGCATTATAAGGGTGGGGTGTATACCTTGCAAGGGAGCACATGCCTTAGGAGGAGAATTGCGCGGCCAAATCCTGTGGGGAAAATATACCCCGCTCTGTAATGATCCCTGATATCAACTCCGCTGGCGTCACGTCGAAGGCTGGATTGTAGACCTGGACTCCATGTGGTGCGACTGGATGGCTCCCGTGTATGGTGGTGACTTCTGCAGGATTCCGCTGTTCGATCGGAATGTCCGTTCCTGTTTTGGTCTTCAAGTCGATCGTGGAATAGGGCGCGGCGACATAGAAGGGAATGCCGTGGGCTTTCGCCAACACTGCGACTGAGTAGGTCCC carries:
- a CDS encoding tyrosine--tRNA ligase, encoding MSELSRQLDLILRGVVEVIQQAELESKLTRSLKENRPLRVKAGFDPTAPDLHLGHTVLIHKLKHFQELGHQVIFLIGDFTGMIGDPTGQSETRVALSKEKVLENAKTYEGQIFKILDPAKTLVEFNSRWMGTMTAEGLIHLSAHYNVARMLERDDFRKRYAEQKPISIHEFMYPLVQGYDSVALTSDIELGGTDQKFNLLVGRDLQRVYGQEPQVVITMPLLEGTDGVRKMSKSVGNYIALEDTPNEMFGKLMSISDTLMIRYYELLTTEDMVGVKAAHPMDAKQTLAALIVAQYHGAEAGRQARAAFQQKFQEREFPSEPDARVILTQTDLREGRTISLVDLVAKTKLVPSKSEARRLIIQGGLEVDEQKQSDANALLSIVPGRAYRLKVGRRKFALVEFRP
- a CDS encoding iron ABC transporter permease — its product is MAHIVSSWTHAGSVLTLHRWITVVGGLLLACMAVLVLCLQFGATSVNIGNVVPAIMHLFRGDLAGSPGSETSEIILVQIRFPRVLMGFLVGGSLAAVGVTLQALLRNPLADPYVLGVSSGSALGVSMAMLFGIGSTFLLFPLLPLFGFAGGLLALILIYRLAQSKSRLPIHSLLLAGVILNAILTAFIMFITSIMEPNRSAGLMAWLMGSLTAPGYPALGIFLLYVLFVLAVLMHKAQLLNVLTLGEETARSLGVETEGVKKHLFALTALLTGAIVSVSGMIGFVGMVVPHAVRLLIGSDHRLLLPASALVGGMFLALADTIARTIMAPAEIPVGIVTALVGGPFFLYLLLWRKDRML
- a CDS encoding 50S ribosomal protein L28 is translated as MAYTCDLCSKRRQSGHNVSHANNKTKRIFKPNLQPVRALVDGQTKRIRVCTRCLRSGKVQKSV
- a CDS encoding carbon-nitrogen hydrolase family protein; this encodes MRTGRIALLHLETIPGAVEHNQYVIVEAIKRAAAVRARWIVTPELAVCGLQFPRLIGVDWIKPQPDPWMQRMCRLVKELQCTLFIGCPERDGSRLYNSVFVINTHGEIIGRHRKLNVASDSLSWSSPGDDAVPIECDGIKVGILVCSDAYTQNIARALRFGGAQIYVSPASWGPGIHGPNGEWEARTHETGLPLIVCNRTGAERTLEFWKAPSLVVANGERVLSHTSDQSVILTVDWDFSSMKPRSAGFQAEYVKAR
- the lpdA gene encoding dihydrolipoyl dehydrogenase, giving the protein MPAQKHIAILGAGPGGYVAAIRAAQLGASVTVIESHALGGVCLNWGCIPSKALLSVVELGDKVKKSEDMGLLVQGPVTYDLARMVARKNKVVATLVKGIATLFKAWNIEHVQGTGSLRDRQTVTVTAEDGTVRDIQADAIVIATGSSWPNLPQFPIDGAQILTSQHLLDLDIIPASLLIVGGGVEGCEFAALYNGLGTAVTIIELMPRVLPLEDEEISSTMGRELKKRGVTVLTGTTVERLERSAATITAHLKEGGEIAAEKLLVSVGRGLNSSGIGLERVGVQVGRRGEILVNERMETTVPGVYAIGDVVGKMMLAHVASAQGKVAVENIMGHETSIRYDVIPAGIFTLPEIGRVGMTEQQARERMQAVGQNPDVAVKVGRFRYAGVGKAQATGDTTGFFKVIAESPSGKILGVHIVGAHAADLVHEAAMAMQVGATVTEMAEMIHAHPTLAEGLMEAAEDVEGKAIHQARKRTQ
- a CDS encoding cobalamin-binding protein, producing the protein MKRRQQGILTGMPFMAHVSAQAYVDDAGRRMYFARPPARIVSLAPSITEMLFAMEAGDQLVGVTDFCDYPPEAGEKPKLGYSNPNMEMLVALQPDLVVAPNDFLKPDIIAKLEQLNIPVFILGDKNVEGIFVHIQTLGRIVGRSSKADAVAMQLRQQVAAIQQRIQGMPRVRVLYVLNSQPLITVGPGSFIDQLIGMAGGINIAAKSTTPYPRLSLEAVLREDPEVLVFPVGKAEGISESEQQTWRQWSTMTAVKRGRLHQISADWLNRPGPRIAKGLESLANILHSDSSPDSRSER
- the ndk gene encoding nucleoside-diphosphate kinase, whose translation is MSERTLAIIKPDAVKKQAIGDIIARYEKAGLKPVAIRMMQFSTSTAEGFYAVHKARPFFQSLCSFMSSGPAVVLVLQGDNAIKKNRELMGATDPAKAEPGTIRKAHGTNIEFNAVHGSDSPETAKFEIGYFFAEMDLVG
- a CDS encoding helix-hairpin-helix domain-containing protein translates to MWQSLLLKLGMFAATLSVVFWIGWTLPGSFDRAQDLTAQPLEGGQFDDVSSGEPAAEVSPAPVAFVPQPSTAATPTQSHKHLLDLNRATEQDFDALPGIGARLAERIIAYRQSVGAFHSPDELRQVKGIGGKKFERIRPLITVMPDSESASRGKKRT
- a CDS encoding ABC transporter ATP-binding protein, which encodes MGRTSPLLPVDGPAIEVEGLSFRYSTMEGRGRMWTLDHLSFHVDAGEILGIVGPNGSGKSSLLKILSGLLPVGEGDVLLGGTSLQKRSQADIARLVAVVPQEYAQVFPFTVAETVLMGRFPHRTVRWWSMGIGVETASDLASAHQAMVDTDVVSLADRLVSDLSGGERQRVVIARALAQEPKILLLDEPTAFLDINHQIEICSLVARLRAERQLTVVLVSHDLNVASQYCDRVLMLKEGQLCRIGSPEETIRPEVLRIVYGCDVVVDAHPQTGRPRVTMPMNMV
- the gcvH gene encoding glycine cleavage system protein GcvH, which codes for MIPKDLRYHQEHEWVRVSGTQATVGISHFAQDALGDIVFIDMPKPGAVVKAGQQIGEVESTKTTSTIYTPVSGTISKINSDLKDHPEVVNSDPYGKGWMVVIDLSSTNEVDKLMAAAEYEAFLASQKKG